In Desulfobacter hydrogenophilus, the genomic stretch GATGCGAGACAGGGATTCTGTATGTGGTCCGGAAATAATCGATACTGTCTTTTAAGGCAGAAATAACCTTGCTCCATGTATCAATAATTTCCTGCTTATTCAGGGATAGGATTGTTTTACGTTTACATTCTTTTGTGCGGCTTAAAACAAGTGACAATATACTTAGAACAACGGCACTGGAGATACTTTCGTATTTAATTTTTTTTAACTCTTTAATAAGAGAGCCCCATTTAGATTGCATATCAAACTGCTGTTTTTCGTCATAGGTTTTTGCCGATATAATTTCAAACAAGGTGAGGGTCTGACCACCAGTATTAATACGGGTAAAAACTTCAATGGCGGATTCGATATCTTCTTTACGCAACAGTACTGTTGAAAAATCGTAGGTGTCAAAGGCACGTGAATAAGCATGTATCTGTTTGAAGTGCTCTTTACTAAAACGGTTTTGAATATCGGTCATCCGGTCCATGAAGTTCAACACATCAGATAAGGAAAGGAAATGATCACCGATGGGCTCAGGGGCAATCACCTGTTCGTCATTCTCTTCGATATCTACATCAAGGTTAACGTAGATATTGTTGTAATCGGTGGTTTTCTTTTCGCCTATTTTTTGGATTTCTGCACCCAGGTAGGCTGCAAAAAGTGACGTAATGCGTTGCTGTCCATCAAGAACATACTGTACTTTGTTGCCGTCCGGTGTCGGCGGTATATTGAGATTTCCTACATTTTTTATGTCATTTATACGTTCATCGGTCTGCCATAAGATAAAGGTTCCGATAGGATAGCCTTTTAGAATGCTGTCGAGCAATTTAGCGGTTTTATCGATACTCCAAACAAAATCACGTTGAAACTTGGGGATTTTGATAATCCCTTTTTGGATTTCCGAGATAAGGTCAGAATATTTTTTAGAGTCAGGTTTGGGTTGTTCAAAGTTCATTTATTATTTCCCCGAATTTTTAGGTACCGATAAAGAGTTGATTGTGATATTCCCAACGTCTTGCAAATATCATCGATTGGTATTGTTGGCACTGGTACCCTTTAATGGGTAGCGTATAAAGTTAAAAATACTGGATAACCTCCGTCTTAACGTACAGAAAACAGCCCAAAACAAGTCTATTTCCAACTGCTATGATTTACAAGAGATGCTGAACCCCTTCTTCTAAAGGTTGTTGAACGAAGCCGCTCGCGCGGCGGAAAACCCCAAAGTTATGTATACTCCTAATTGTGGGATCAAACGGAAGATCCCAAATATCTATAATTAAAGGAGTATACCATGAACACATCCGAAGTAAATCGTTTTAACGAACTCTATGAGCGCCA encodes the following:
- a CDS encoding helix-turn-helix domain-containing protein, with amino-acid sequence MPTIPIDDICKTLGISQSTLYRYLKIRGNNK